Proteins co-encoded in one Bacillus infantis NRRL B-14911 genomic window:
- the sigX gene encoding RNA polymerase sigma factor SigX: MDSVFDDLYTNYHQDVFQFLFYMVKSKELAEDLVQEVYIRVLKSYDRFEGKSSEKTWLFSIARNVAIDSFRKQKGWKQRILEKFDWTEQQIRDDSPVPEDIAMQREEIQMIYRCLDLCTVDQKMVIIMRYIQELSISETAEALHWTESKVKTTQHRALKVLKGHMETLLIKEGRDGEKIRVER; the protein is encoded by the coding sequence ATGGACTCCGTTTTTGATGACTTATATACCAATTATCATCAGGACGTTTTTCAATTCCTATTTTATATGGTGAAGAGCAAAGAGCTGGCCGAGGATCTGGTGCAGGAAGTATATATCCGTGTCCTTAAATCCTATGACCGGTTTGAAGGAAAAAGCAGCGAGAAAACCTGGTTATTCTCTATTGCCCGTAATGTTGCAATCGATTCTTTCCGGAAGCAGAAAGGTTGGAAACAGAGGATACTGGAAAAGTTCGACTGGACGGAGCAGCAGATCAGGGACGACAGCCCTGTACCGGAAGATATCGCTATGCAGCGCGAAGAAATCCAGATGATCTACCGCTGCCTTGACTTATGCACAGTCGACCAGAAGATGGTGATTATTATGAGATATATCCAGGAGCTGTCTATTTCGGAAACGGCCGAAGCCCTCCATTGGACCGAAAGCAAGGTGAAGACAACCCAGCATAGGGCTCTGAAGGTATTGAAGGGCCATATGGAGACTTTATTGATAAAGGAGGGAAGAGATGGTGAAAAAATCAGAGTGGAACGATGA